The stretch of DNA GGTTTGGGTATGACAGGCGATCCCTCTCTAACTTTCTGGAATCCTTCCACGATGACCTGCTCGGAGGGCTGCACGCCATTCTTGATGATCCACATGTCCCCCACTCGCTCTCCAACGGTTACCGGTCGAATGCTGGCTTTGCTTTCTGGAGTCACCACTGCAACCTGATAGGTGCCCTGTGTTTCAATCACCGAACGTTGTGGCACCAGCATTGCATTTTTTGCCAGCGCGGTAGGGAACCTCACGCGAGCGAACTGTCCTGGACGGAGTATCCCGCCGGGGTTGTCGAACGCGCCGGCAAAGCGAATCGTTCCTGTCTTTAGATCGACCTGACGGTCGGCGATAAGGATCTGGCCTTTACTCGGGTAAACGCTTCCGTCCGCCAAGATGAGCTCCAACGCCTTATTCACGCCGAGAGCACGCTTACCGCTGGCAACTTCACTGATCTTGGAAGCAAAGGGAAGATACTCTTGTTCGCTTACGGAGAAGTAAACCTTGATTGGCTGAATTTGCGACACAGTCGTCAGGATCGACGTGGGCCCAACGAGATCACCTATCTGTCCCTTGGCCAGGCCGGCAACACCGTCCACCAGCGATCGCACCTTCGTGAACTCAAGATTTAGGCGCGCTTGCTCCACTTGTGCTTTGGCCGCGTCAACAATGGCGATGGCGGCGGCATTGGCCTGAATGTCGTTGTCCAGTTGCGCCTGGGGAATCGCACTTTGTTTTGCCAGCGGTGTGTCACGCTGGACGTCAAGCGCCGTCTTGCCCAGTTGGGCTTCAGCCTGCGCCTGCTGGCCTTTTGTTTGTTGCAGTGCAGCGTCAAAGGGACGAGGATCGATTTCGAACAATACGTCTCCTTTATGTACCACGCTGCCCTCGCGGTAATTCTGTTTCATCAGGTATCCGCTTACCTGGGGACGTATGTCGGCATTCACGTATCCATCCAGGATCGCGACCCACTCGCCGTAAATCGGCACATCTTTCTGTTGAACGTCGACCACCTGCACTTCTGGAGGAGGCGGAGGTGCTGCCTCAGTCTTGCTTGCACAACCCCCAAGCGTCAGCAAGGCAGCGAAACAGAAACTAATACCTGTATAAAGACGATACTTTGAGTTTGCATATAGACTCGCAGACATTTCGCTCCTCCACTTTCACGCTGAATCGAGACCTCGGCGCCCTCATGTAGGGACAGCGTTCAGCATGATTTGTTGTTCCAATCCGCTAAGGCGCATTCTGACCGGGGTGGCAGCTCTACAAAACTGTCAAAAGTACTAGTTTCCAGCGGGGCGATATGAGGACACAGTGGGCTGTTATAGGCTGTGGATTTCTCCCAGGGCCCACGGATCGCCGGCTCCCTTGCCCGGGCAACAGGGCTTACGTGTGACCCAAATCACTGCGCTCTGTGACTCCAATCAGTAAGTTGTGCAAAGTGCCAAAAGATCAAGGCGCATGCCCATAAACCGTGCATTTTTGCAATCCAACTGTCAGTTTTGACAGTCGTCCGCTGTCACATTGGGAAATAGGATGAGCTTAACTCGCGGCCCCTTTCGACAATGCCTCGATTATGGAGGAAAGAGATGAAAACCAATGCAGAAACCGTCAGGCTGGAAGAAGCCCGCACAGCCAATCTCCCCTGGAAAAAATGGGGCCCATATCTGAGTGAGCGCCAGTGGGGCACCGTGCGCGAGGATTACAGCCCAGGCGGCGACGCATGGAATTTCTTCACCCATGATCAGGCGCGTTCGCGCGCATACCGCTGGGGCGAGGATGGCATTGCCGGCATTTCCGACGACCAGCAGCACCTTTGCTTCGCCTTGGCCCTGTGGAACGGTGAGGACCCGATTCTCAAGGAGCGGCTCTTTGGCCTGACCAACAGTGAAGGCAACCATGGCGAAGACGTAAAGGAATACTATTTCTACCTCGACAGCACGCCGACGCATTCCTACATGAAGTATCTCTATAAGTATCCGCAGGCGGCCTATCCCTATTGCGACTTGCTGGAAACGAACCGTCGCCGCACCCGTAATGACTTTGAATACGAATTGCTCGATACCGGCGTCTTCAATGAAGACCGATACTTCGACGTGTTTGTTGAGTACGCGAAAGACGGTCCCGAAGACATCCTGGTGCGGATCAGCGCAGCCAACCGCGGGCCGGAAGTCGCAGAGCTGCATGTGTTGCCAACGTTGTGGTTCCGCAATGACTGGTCCAAGTGGATTGCCTCATCCAACCGGGTTGAAGTCAAGCCGTTTCTAAAACAGATTGAATCCGCGGCGGGCACAAGCGCGGTTGAGATCACGCACACGCAGCTTGGCAACTTCACACTCTGGTGCGAAGGTGACGTGCCACTGCTCTTTACCGAGAATGAAACCAACCACGAAAAACTTTTTCCCGGGCAAGGCCAGAAGAATGAGAGTCCGCACGTCAAAGACGGCATCAATGACTGCGTGGTGCAGGGCAAGCTGGACGCGGTGAATCCTGAGAAAAAGGGCACCAAGGTCGCGGCGCACTACACGATCAACGTCGGCGCGGGGCAGACCAAAACGGTTCGCCTGCGGCTTTCAAAAAATTCCTCTGAACCTAAGAGCAAACCTTTTGGAAAGCCATTTGATGAA from Terriglobia bacterium encodes:
- a CDS encoding efflux RND transporter periplasmic adaptor subunit, with product MSASLYANSKYRLYTGISFCFAALLTLGGCASKTEAAPPPPPEVQVVDVQQKDVPIYGEWVAILDGYVNADIRPQVSGYLMKQNYREGSVVHKGDVLFEIDPRPFDAALQQTKGQQAQAEAQLGKTALDVQRDTPLAKQSAIPQAQLDNDIQANAAAIAIVDAAKAQVEQARLNLEFTKVRSLVDGVAGLAKGQIGDLVGPTSILTTVSQIQPIKVYFSVSEQEYLPFASKISEVASGKRALGVNKALELILADGSVYPSKGQILIADRQVDLKTGTIRFAGAFDNPGGILRPGQFARVRFPTALAKNAMLVPQRSVIETQGTYQVAVVTPESKASIRPVTVGERVGDMWIIKNGVQPSEQVIVEGFQKVREGSPVIPKPYQASKEGK